A region of Pseudorasbora parva isolate DD20220531a chromosome 14, ASM2467924v1, whole genome shotgun sequence DNA encodes the following proteins:
- the LOC137040458 gene encoding vitellogenin-like, giving the protein MRAVVLALTVALVASQQINLVPEFALDKTYVYKYEALLLGGLPQEGLARAGIKVSSKVHLSAVTENTFLMKLMDPLLHEYAGIWPTDPFVPATKLTSALAAQLQIPIKFEYANGVVGKVFAPAGVSPTVLNLHRGILNILQLNLKKTQNIYELQEAGVQGVCRTHYVISEDPKENHIIVTKSKDLSHCHERIIKDIGLAYTEKCAECTESDKSLIETAAYNYIMKPAAAGVLIAEATVEEVHQFSPFNEIHGAAQMEAKQSLVFVEIEKTPIVPIKADYLARGSLQYEFATEILQTPIQLLKISDAQAQIIEVLQHLVENNVAMVHEDAPLKFVELVQLLRVATIENIEAIWTQFKDKPVYRRWLLDALPAVGTSAIVKFIKEKFLAGELTIPEFIQALVVALQMVTADLDTIQLIASLASHEKIATIPALREVIMLGYGSMIAKHCVAVPTCPAELLRPIHDIAAEAISKNDIPEITLVLKVLGNAGHPASLKPIMKLLPGLRTAATSLPLRVQVDAILALRNIAKKEPKLVQPLALQLVLDRALHPEVRMVACIVLFEAKPSVALVSSLAGALKTETNMHVASFAYSHIKSLTRITAPDMASVAGAANVAIKLMNRKLDRLSLRFSRALQLDIYHTPLMIGAAGSAYMINDGATILPRAVVAKARAYLAGAAADVLEIGVRTEGIQEALLQSPAADESVDRITKIKRTLRALANWKDLPTNQPLASAYVKLLGQEVAYFNIDKTIIEEAIPIATGPKPRELLKAALKALQEGIAIQYAKPLLASEVRRILPTAVGLPMELSLYTAAVAAASVNVQATITPPLPEAIETMTLEQLKKTDVQLQAEVRPSVALQTFAVMGVNTAFIQAAVMARGKIRTIAPGKVAARADILKGNYKVEALPVELPEHIAAVSFETVAVVRNIEEPTAERIVPLVTEMALRNVQSDDYSSSEKTYETPVRSSAPFNKTLCLAVPYIEIKGCIEVQSHNAAFIRNTPLYYIIGQHSARAALTRAEGPAVERLELEVQVGPRAAERLLKQIRLIDEETTEGKAFLLKLREILETEDKNRPVSSESSSSSRSSSSSSSRIISSSSSSSSMSLSRVTKTATVMEPFRKFHKDRYLAHHGTSKAKSSGSAASSFEAIQKQAKFLGNESPPVFAVIARAVRVDQKLLGYQLAAYFDKPTSRVQIIISSIAENDNMKICADGALLSKHKVTAKVAWGEECQQYAIIAKAEAGVLGEFPAARLELEWERLPVIATTYAKKLSKHISIAALRAGFRLEKATNSEKEIDLTAALPNQRSLNIIARIPEMTLSRMDIHLPVAVPINPDGTLSVQIDEDILSWIQKQIMEE; this is encoded by the exons ATGAGAGCTGTTGTGCTTGCCTTGACAGTAGCCCTTGTGG CGAGTCAACAGATCAACCTTG TTCCTGAGTTTGCCCTTGATAAGACCTATGTGTACAAGTATGAGGCTCTGCTGTTGGGTGGTCTTCCTCAAGAAGGTTTGGCTAGAGCAGGTATAAAAGTCAGCAGCAAGGTTCACCTCAGTGCCGTGACAGAAAACACCTTCCTGATGAAG CTCATGGATCCTCTACTCCACGAGTATGCTGGCATTTGGCCCACGGATCCATTTGTTCCTGCCACTAAACTCACCTCAGCTCTGGCTGCTCAGCTTCAGATTCCCATCAAGTTTGAGTATGCTAATGGTGTGGTTGGAAAGGTATTCGCCCCTGCAGGAGTCTCCCCTACTGTACTGAACCTGCACAGAGGAATCCTCAACATCCTTCAGCTCAACCTCAAGAAGACCCAGAACATCTATGAACTGCAAGAG GCTGGAGTTCAGGGAGTGTGCAGGACCCACTATGTCATCAGTGAGGATCCAAAGGAAAATCACATTATTGTCACCAAGTCTAAGGATCTGAGCCACTGCCATGAGAGAATCATAAAGGATATCGGCTTGGCATACACTGAGAAGTGTGCTGAATGCACAGAG TCGGACAAGAGTCTGATTGAAACTGCAGCTTACAACTACATCATGAAACCAGCTGCTGCCGGTGTATTGATCGCTGAAGCAACAGTTGAGGAAGTACATCAGTTTTCACCCTTCAATGAGATCCATGGGGCTGCCCAGATGGAAGCAAA ACAATCCTTGGTTTTTGTTGAGATTGAGAAGACCCCAATTGTTCCAATCAAAGCTGATTACTTGGCCCGTGGATCCCTGCAGTATGAGTTTGCAACTGAGATTCTTCAGACCCCCATTCAACTCTTGAAGATCAGTGATGCTCAAGCCCAG ATTATCGAGGTCCTACAGCACTTGGTTGAAAACAATGTGGCCATGGTCCATGAAGATGCTCCACTTAAGTTTGTTGAGCTCGTACAGCTTCTGCGTGTTGCTACCATTGAGAATATTGAGGCTATCTGGACTCAGTTTAAGGACAAACCAGTTTACAG GCGCTGGCTTCTGGATGCTCTTCCTGCTGTTGGCACATCAGCCATTGTAAAATTCATCAAGGAGAAGTTCCTGGCTGGTGAACTTACCATTCCTGAGTTCATTCAGGCTCTTGTGGTTGCTCTACAAATGGTCACTGCTGATTTGGACACCATTCAGTTGATAGCT AGTTTGGCTAGCCATGAGAAAATTGCCACAATCCCAGCTCTGCGTGAAGTCATCATGCTTGGATACGGTTCCATGATTGCCAAACACTGCGTAGCAGTTCCCACGTGCCCTGCTGAGCTCCTCAGG CCCATCCATGACATTGCTGCAGAAGCCATTTCCAAGAATGACATTCCTGAAATCACTTTGGTTCTGAAAGTTCTGGGCAATGCAGGTCACCCTGCTAGTCTTAAACCCATCATGAAACTCCTACCTGGACTGAGAACTGCAGCTACTTCTCTGCCTCTTAGAGTCCAGGTTGATGCCATATTGGCCCTGAGGAACATTGCCAAGAAAGAGCCCAAACTG GTTCAGCCACTGGCCCTGCAGCTTGTGTTGGACAGGGCTCTTCACCCTGAAGTTCGTATGGTTGCTTGTATTGTGCTGTTTGAAGCCAAGCCCTCAGTGGCTCTCGTCTCCAGTCTTGCTGGTGCTTTGAAGACTGAGACTAACATGCATGTCGCAAGCTTTGCCTATTCCCACATCAAGTCCTTGACCAGAATCACTGCACCTGATATGGCAtctgt TGCGGGTGCAGCTAATGTTGCCATTAAGCTCATGAACCGCAAGCTGGACAGGCTTAGCCTCCGTTTCAGCAGAGCCCTTCAGCTCGACATCTATCATA CTCCTCTTATGATTGGAGCTGCTGGTAGTGCCTACATGATCAATGATGGTGCCACCATTCTGCCCAGAGCTGTTGTAGCTAAAGCACGTGCTTACCTGGCCGGAGCTGCTGCTGATGTTCTTGAG ATCGGTGTGAGAACTGAAGGAATCCAGGAGGCTCTTCTGCAATCTCCTGCTGCAGATGAAAGTGTTGACCGCATCACAAAGATCAAGCGCACACTGAGAGCA CTCGCAAACTGGAAGGACTTGCCAACCAATCAGCCATTGGCTTCAGCCTATGTTAAATTACTTGGACAAGAAGTGGCTTATTTCAACATAGACAAGACCATCATTGAAGAAGCAATACCG ATTGCCACTGGACCCAAACCACGTGAACTATTGAAAGCTGCCCTTAAAGCTTTGCAGGAAGGAATTGCAATTCAGTATGCCAAACCCCTGCTTGCGTCTGAAGTGCGTCGTATCTTGCCAACAGCAGTTGGTCTGCCCATGGAGCTCAGTTTGTACACTGCTGCTGTCGCTGCTGCAAGTGTCAATG TTCAGGCCACCATTACACCTCCTCTCCCAGAGGCAATTGAGACTATGACTCTTGAGCAGCTCAAGAAAACTGATGTTCAACTCCAAGCTGAAGTTAGACCAAG TGTTGCTCTCCAGACGTTTGCTGTGATGGGAGTGAACACTGCCTTCATCCAAGCTGCTGTTATGGCAAGAGGAAAAATCCGTACTATTGCCCCTGGAAAAGTTGCTGCAAGAGCTGACATTCTCAAGGGCAACTACAAGGTGGAGGCTCTGCCTGTTGAGCTTCCTGAACACATTGCTGCTGTGAG CTTTGAAACTGTTGCTGTGGTCAGAAACATTGAAGAGCCCACCGCTGAGAGGATTGTGCCCTTAGTTACCGAGATGGCATTGCGAAATGTCCAGAGTGATGATTATTCG TCCTCTGAAAAAACCTATGAGACTCCTGTGAGATCTTCTGCTCCATTTAACAAGACTCTCTGTCTTGCGGTCCCATACATTGAAATCAAGGGGTGCATTGAGGTGCAATCTCACAATGCTGCTTTTATCAGAAATACTCCTCTCTACTACATTATTGGACAGCACTCAGCCCGTGCTGCACTGACAAGAG CTGAAGGTCCTGCAGTTGAAAGACTGGAGCTTGAAGTCCAAGTTGGTCCTAGAGCTGCTGAGAGGCTCCTTAAGCAAATCAGGCTCATTGATGAGGAGACTACAGAAGGGAAGGCATTCCTTTTGAAACTGAGGGAAATCCTGGAGACTGAAGATAAAAATAGGCCTGTCTCTTCtgaaagcagcagcagcagcagaagcagcagcagcagcagcagtcgCATCATCAGCAGCAGTAGTTCAAGCTCTTCCATGTCCCTCTCTCGTGTCACTAAG ACTGCCACCGTCATGGAGCCTTTCAGGAAGTTCCACAAAGATCGG TATTTGGCACACCATGGCACCTCAAAGGCAAAAAGCAGTGGAAGCGCTGCCTCTAGCTTTGAGGCTATCCAGAAACAG GCTAAGTTCCTCGGAAATGAGAGTCCACCTGTTTTTGCTGTCATTGCCCGTGCTGTGAGAGTTGACCAGAAGCTGCTGGGCTACCAACTTGCTGCTTACTTTGACAAGCCAACCTCAAGAGTGCAGATCATCATTTCCTCCATCGCTGAAAATGACAACATGAAGATCTGTGCTGACGGTGCCCTGCTGAGCAAGCACAAAGTCACT gCCAAGGTTGCTTGGGGTGAAGAATGCCAACAGTATGCAATCATTGCTAAAGCCGAAGCCGGTGTCCTGGGCGAATTCCCTGCTGCACGTCTAGAGTTGGAATGGGAGAGGCTGCCAGTTATTGCCACCACATACGCCAAAAA GTTGTCTAAGCACATCTCTATAGCAGCACTCCGGGCTGGCTTTAGACTTGAAAAAGCAACGAACAGTGAAAAAGAGATTGATCTGACTGCGGCCTTGCCAAATCAGAGATCCTTGAATATCATTGCTAGGATTCCAGAg ATGACACTGTCTAGGATGGATATTCATCTTCCTGTCGCTGTTCCCATCAATCCAGACGGAACTCTTTCCGTCCAAATCGATGAGGACATTCTCTCCTGGATCCAGAAACAGATCATGGAAGAATAA
- the LOC137040463 gene encoding vitellogenin-like — protein sequence MRAVVLALTVALVASQQINLVPEFALDKTYVYKYEALLLGGLPQEGLARAGIKVSSKVHLSAVTENTFLMKLMDPLLHEYAGIWPTDPFVPATKLTSALAAQLQIPIKFEYANGVVGKVFAPAGVSPTVLNLHRGILNILQLNLKKTQNIYELQEAGVQGVCRTHYVISEDPKENHIIVTKSKDLSHCHERIIKDIGLAYTEKCAECTETDKSLIETAAYNYIMKPADAGVLIAEATVEEVHQFSPFNEIHGAAQMEAKQSLAFVEIEKTPIVPIKADYLARGSLQYEFATEILQSPIQLLKISDAQAQIIEVLQHLVENNVAMVHEDAPLKFVELIQLLRVATVENIEAIWTQFKDKPVYRRWLLDALPAVGKSIIVKFIKEKFLAGELTIPEFIQALVVALQMVTADLDTIQLTASLAMHEKIATIPALREVIMLGYGSMIAKHCVEVPNCPAELLRPIHDIAAEAISKNDIPEITLALKVLGNAGHPASLKPIMKLLPGLRTAATSLPLRVQVDAILALRNIAKKEPKLVQPLALQLVLDRALHPEVRMVACIVLFESKPSVALVSSLAGAFKTETNMHVASFAYSHIKSLTRITAPDMASVAGAANVAIKLMNRKLDRLSLRFSRAIQLDIYHTPLMIGAAGSAYMINDAATILPRAVVAKARAYLAGAAADVLEIGVRTDGIQEALLQSPAADQSVDRITKIKRTLRALANWKDLPTNQPLGSAYVKLLGQEVAYFNIDKTIIEEAIPIVNGPKPRELLKAALKALQEGIAIQYAKPLLASEVRRILPTAIGLPMELSLYTAAVAAATLNVQVTITPPLPEAIETMTLEQLKKTDVQLQAEARPSVALQTFAVMGVNTAFIQAAVMARGKIRTIAPGKVAARADILKGNYKVEALPVELPEHIAAVSFETVAVVRNIEEPTAERIVPVVPEMALQNAQSDDYSSSEIPDETPARSSAPFKKTLCLAVPYIEIKGCIEVQSHNAAFIRNTPLYYIIGQHSARAALTRAEGPAVERLELEVQVGPRAAERLLKQIRLIDEETTEGKAFLLKLREILETEDKNRHISPKSSSSSRSSSSSSSSSRIISSSSSSSSMSGSRMTKTATVMEPFRKFHKDRYLAPHGTSKAKSSGSTASSFEAIQKQARFLGNESPPVFAVIARAVRVDQKLLGYQLAAYFDKPTSRVQIIISSIAENDNMKICADGALLSKHKVTAKVAWGEECQEYAIIAKAEAGVLGEFPAARLELEWERLPVIVTTYAKKLSKHISIAALRAGFRLEKATNSEKEIDLTAALPNQRSLNIIARIPEMTLSRMDIHLPVAVPINPDGTLSVQIDEDILSWIQKQIMEE from the exons ATGAGAGCTGTTGTGCTTGCCCTGACAGTAGCCCTTGTGG CGAGTCAACAGATCAACCTTG TTCCTGAGTTTGCCCTTGATAAGACCTATGTGTACAAGTATGAGGCTCTGCTGTTGGGTGGTCTTCCACAAGAAGGTCTAGCTAGAGCAGGTATAAAAGTCAGCAGCAAGGTTCACCTCAGTGCCGTGACAGAAAACACCTTTCTGATGAAG CTCATGGATCCTCTACTCCACGAGTATGCTGGCATTTGGCCCACGGATCCATTTGTTCCTGCTACTAAACTCACCTCAGCTCTGGCTGCTCAGCTTCAGATTCCCATCAAGTTTGAGTATGCTAATGGTGTGGTTGGAAAGGTATTCGCCCCTGCAGGAGTCTCCCCTACTGTACTGAACCTGCACAGAGGAATCCTCAACATCCTTCAGCTCAACCTCAAGAAGACCCAGAACATCTATGAACTGCAAGAG GCTGGAGTTCAGGGAGTGTGCAGGACCCACTATGTCATCAGTGAGGATCCAAAGGAAAATCACATTATTGTCACCAAGTCTAAGGATCTGAGCCACTGCCATGAGAGAATCATAAAGGACATCGGCTTGGCATACACTGAGAAGTGTGCTGAATGCACAGAG ACGGACAAGAGTCTGATTGAAACTGCAGCTTACAACTACATCATGAAACCAGCTGATGCCGGTGTATTGATCGCTGAAGCAACAGTTGAGGAAGTACATCAGTTTTCACCCTTCAATGAGATCCATGGGGCTGCCCAGATGGAAGCAAA acaATCCTTGGCTTTTGTTGAGATTGAGAAGACCCCTATTGTTCCAATCAAAGCTGATTACTTGGCCCGTGGATCCCTGCAGTATGAGTTTGCAACTGAGATTCTGCAGAGCCCCATTCAACTCTTGAAGATCAGTGATGCTCAAGCCCAG ATTATCGAGGTCCTACAGCACTTGGTTGAAAACAATGTGGCCATGGTCCATGAAGATGCTCCACTTAAGTTTGTTGAGCTCATTCAGCTTCTGCGTGTTGCCACCGTTGAGAATATTGAGGCTATCTGGACTCAGTTTAAGGACAAACCAGTTTACAG GCGCTGGCTTCTGGATGCTCTTCCTGCTGTTGGCAAATCAATCATTGTAAAATTCATCAAGGAGAAGTTCCTGGCTGGTGAACTTACCATTCCAGAGTTCATTCAGGCTCTCGTGGTTGCTCTGCAAATGGTCACTGCTGATTTGGACACCATCCAGCTGACAGCT AGTTTGGCTATGCACGAGAAAATTGCCACAATCCCAGCTCTGCGTGAAGTCATCATGCTTGGATATGGTTCCATGATTGCCAAACACTGTGTTGAGGTTCCCAATTGCCCTGCTGAGCTCCTCAGG CCCATCCATGACATTGCTGCAGAAGCCATTTCCAAGAATGACATTCCTGAAATCACTTTGGCTCTGAAAGTTCTGGGCAATGCTGGTCACCCTGCTAGTCTTAAACCCATCATGAAACTCCTGCCAGGACTGAGAACTGCAGCTACTTCTCTGCCTCTTAGAGTCCAGGTTGATGCAATCTTGGCCCTGAGGAATATTGCTAAGAAAGAGCCCAAACTG GTTCAGCCACTGGCCCTGCAGCTTGTATTGGACAGGGCTCTTCACCCTGAAGTGCGTATGGTTGCTTGTATTGTGCTGTTTGAATCCAAGCCTTCAGTGGCTCTCGTCTCCAGTCTTGCTGGTGCTTTTAAGACAGAGACTAACATGCATGTCGCAAGCTTTGCCTATTCCCACATCAAGTCCTTGACCAGAATCACTGCACCTGATATGGCATctgt TGCGGGTGCAGCTAATGTTGCCATCAAGCTCATGAACCGCAAGCTGGACAGGCTTAGCCTCCGTTTCAGCAGAGCCATTCAGCTCGACATCTATCATA CTCCTCTTATGATTGGAGCTGCTGGTAGTGCCTACATGATCAATGATGCCGCCACCATTCTGCCCAGAGCTGTTGTAGCTAAAGCACGTGCTTACCTGGCTGGAGCTGCTGCTGATGTTCTTGAG ATCGGTGTGAGAACTGACGGAATCCAGGAGGCTCTTCTGCAATCTCCTGCTGCAGATCAAAGTGTTGACCGTATCACAAAGATCAAGCGCACACTGAGAGCA CTCGCAAACTGGAAGGACTTGCCAACCAATCAGCCATTGGGTTCAGCCTATGTTAAATTACTTGGACAAGAAGTGGCTTATTTCAACATCGACAAGACCATCATTGAAGAAGCAATACCG ATTGTAAATGGACCCAAACCACGTGAACTGTTGAAAGCTGCCCTTAAAGCTTTGCAGGAAGGCATTGCCATTCAGTATGCCAAACCCCTGCTTGCGTCTGAAGTGCGTCGTATCTTGCCAACAGCAATTGGTCTGCCCATGGAGCTCAGTTTGTACACTGCTGCTGTCGCTGCTGCAACTCTCAATG TTCAGGTCACCATTACACCTCCTCTCCCAGAGGCAATTGAGACTATGACTCTTGAGCAGCTCAAGAAAACTGATGTTCAACTCCAAGCTGAAGCTAGACCAAG tgttgCTCTCCAGACGTTTGCTGTGATGGGAGTGAACACTGCCTTTATCCAAGCTGCTGTTATGGCAAGAGGGAAAATCCGTACTATTGCCCCTGGAAAAGTTGCTGCAAGAGCTGACATTCTCAAGGGCAACTACAAGGTGGAGGCTCTGCCTGTTGAGCTTCCTGAACACATTGCTGCTGTGAG CTTTGAGACTGTTGCTGTGGTCAGAAACATTGAAGAGCCCACCGCTGAGAGGATTGTGCCCGTAGTACCCGAGATGGCATTGCAAAATGCCCAGAGTGATGATTATTCG TCCTCAGAAATACCTGATGAGACTCCTGCGAGATCTTCTGCTCCATTTAAGAAGACTCTCTGTCTTGCGGTCCCATACATTGAAATCAAGGGGTGCATTGAGGTGCAATCTCACAATGCTGCTTTTATCAGAAATACTCCTCTCTACTACATTATTGGACAGCACTCAGCCCGTGCAGCACTGACAAGAG CTGAAGGTCCTGCAGTTGAAAGACTGGAGCTTGAAGTCCAAGTTGGTCCTAGAGCTGCTGAGAGGCTCCTTAAGCAAATCAGGCTCATTGATGAGGAGACTACAGAAGGAAAGGCCTTCCTGTTGAAACTGAGGGAAATCCTGGAGACTGAAGATAAAAATAGGCACATCTCACCtaaaagcagcagcagcagcagaagcagcagcagcagcagcagcagcagtcgCATCATCAGCAGCAGTAGTTCAAGCTCTTCCATGTCGGGCTCTCGCATGACTAAG ACTGCCACTGTCATGGAGCCTTTCAGGAAGTTCCACAAAGATCGG TATTTGGCACCCCATGGCACCTCAAAGGCAAAAAGCAGTGGAAGCACTGCCTCTAGCTTTGAGGCTATCCAGAAACAG GCCAGGTTCCTCGGAAATGAGAGTCCACCTGTTTTTGCTGTCATTGCCCGTGCTGTGAGAGTTGACCAGAAGCTGCTGGGCTACCAACTTGCTGCTTACTTTGACAAGCCAACCTCAAGAGTGCAGATCATCATTTCCTCCATCGCTGAAAATGACAACATGAAGATCTGTGCTGACGGTGCCCTGCTGAGCAAGCACAAAGTCACT GCCAAGGTTGCTTGGGGTGAAGAATGCCAAGAGTATGCAATCATTGCTAAAGCCGAAGCCGGTGTCCTGGGCGAATTCCCTGCTGCACGTCTAGAGTTGGAATGGGAGAGGCTGCCAGTTATTGTCACCACATACGCCAAAAA GTTGTCTAAGCACATCTCTATAGCAGCTCTCCGGGCTGGCTTTAGACttgaaaaagcaacaaacaGTGAAAAAGAGATTGATCTGACTGCGGCCTTGCCAAATCAGAGATCCTTGAATATCATTGCTAGGATTCCAGAG ATGACACTGTCTAGGATGGATATTCATCTTCCTGTCGCTGTTCCCATCAATCCAGACGGAACTCTTTCTGTTCAAATCGATGAGGACATTCTCTCCTGGATCCAGAAACAGATCATGGAAGAATAg